One stretch of Streptomyces sp. A2-16 DNA includes these proteins:
- a CDS encoding MoxR family ATPase, whose amino-acid sequence MDPTTDNAGTTGNPDTARASLEALRAEIAKAVVGQDPAVTGLVVALLCRGHVLLEGVPGVAKTLLVRALASALELDTKRVQFTPDLMPSDVTGSLVYDTRSAEFSFQPGPVFTNLLLADEINRTPPKTQSSLLEAMEERQVTVDGTPRLLPDPFLVAATQNPVEYEGTYPLPEAQLDRFLLKLTIPLPSRQDEIDVLTRHAEGFNPRDLKAAGVRPVAGPADLEAARAAVAKTTVSPEITAYVVDICRATRESPSLTLGVSPRGATALLATSRAWAWLTGRDYVIPDDVKALALPTLRHRVQLRPEAEMEGVTADSVINAILAHVPVPR is encoded by the coding sequence ATGGACCCGACCACTGACAACGCCGGGACCACCGGGAACCCGGACACCGCCCGGGCCTCCCTGGAGGCCCTGCGCGCCGAGATCGCCAAAGCCGTGGTCGGCCAGGACCCCGCCGTGACCGGTCTCGTCGTCGCCCTCCTCTGCCGCGGACACGTACTACTGGAAGGAGTCCCCGGGGTCGCCAAAACGTTGCTCGTCCGCGCCCTCGCATCCGCACTCGAACTCGACACCAAGCGCGTCCAGTTCACCCCCGACCTCATGCCGAGCGACGTGACGGGCTCCCTGGTCTACGACACCCGCAGCGCCGAGTTCTCCTTCCAGCCCGGCCCGGTCTTCACCAACCTCCTCCTCGCGGACGAGATCAACCGCACCCCGCCCAAGACCCAGTCGTCCCTCCTGGAGGCCATGGAGGAGCGCCAGGTCACCGTCGACGGCACCCCCCGCCTCCTCCCCGACCCGTTCCTGGTCGCCGCGACCCAGAACCCCGTGGAGTACGAGGGCACCTACCCCCTGCCCGAAGCCCAGCTGGACCGCTTCCTCCTCAAACTGACGATCCCGCTCCCCTCCCGCCAGGACGAGATCGACGTCCTCACCCGCCACGCCGAAGGCTTCAACCCCCGCGACCTCAAGGCCGCCGGCGTACGCCCCGTGGCGGGCCCCGCCGACCTCGAAGCCGCCCGCGCCGCAGTAGCCAAGACCACGGTCTCCCCCGAGATCACGGCCTACGTCGTCGACATCTGCCGCGCCACCCGCGAGTCCCCGTCCCTCACCCTGGGCGTCTCCCCCCGCGGCGCCACGGCCCTCCTGGCCACCTCTCGCGCGTGGGCGTGGCTGACAGGCCGCGACTACGTCATCCCCGACGACGTGAAGGCCCTGGCCCTCCCCACTCTCCGCCATCGCGTACAACTGCGCCCGGAGGCCGAGATGGAAGGCGTGACAGCCGACTCCGTCATCAACGCGATCCTCGCCCACGTCCCGGTCCCCCGCTGA
- a CDS encoding stage II sporulation protein M — MDLDVFVTAHRAEWDRLDALLRRQRRLNGAETDELVALYQRTATHLSLIQSSAPDPQLTGRLSQLVARARSAVTGTRRASWRDVTRFLAYGFPAAVYRSRHWWVPTALLSTAVAALLGWWIGTHPEVQSSIAAPSELRELTRPGGQYETYYSSHPAASFAAQVWTNNAQAAATCLVLGIFLGLPVLWILFQNMLNLGIGAGLMSSVGRLDTFLGLVLPHGLLELTAVFVAAGTGLRLGWTLIDPGPRTRRTALAEEGRAAVGMAIGLALVLFVSGAIEGFVTPSGLPTWARIAIGILAELAFLAYVFVLGGRAARAGDTGDVEAAERSATVPTAA; from the coding sequence ATGGACCTCGACGTCTTCGTCACCGCCCACCGAGCCGAGTGGGACCGCCTAGACGCCCTGCTCAGGCGCCAGCGCCGCCTCAACGGCGCCGAGACGGACGAACTCGTCGCCCTCTACCAGCGCACCGCCACCCATCTGTCCCTGATCCAGTCCAGCGCCCCGGATCCGCAGCTCACCGGCCGGCTCAGCCAACTCGTGGCACGCGCCCGCAGCGCCGTCACGGGAACGCGCCGCGCCTCTTGGCGTGATGTCACCCGCTTCCTCGCGTACGGCTTTCCCGCCGCCGTCTATCGATCGCGCCACTGGTGGGTGCCCACCGCGCTCCTGTCCACCGCCGTCGCGGCCCTCCTGGGCTGGTGGATCGGTACCCACCCCGAAGTGCAGTCCTCGATCGCGGCCCCCAGCGAACTGCGCGAGCTCACTCGCCCCGGCGGCCAGTACGAGACGTACTACTCCAGCCATCCCGCGGCGTCCTTCGCAGCCCAGGTCTGGACGAACAACGCACAGGCCGCTGCCACCTGCCTGGTCCTGGGAATCTTCCTGGGACTTCCGGTCCTCTGGATCCTGTTCCAGAACATGCTCAACCTCGGCATCGGTGCCGGTCTGATGTCCTCGGTCGGCCGTCTCGACACCTTCCTCGGTCTCGTCCTCCCGCACGGCCTCCTCGAACTCACCGCGGTCTTCGTCGCAGCGGGCACCGGCCTGCGTCTCGGCTGGACGCTGATCGATCCGGGCCCCCGCACGCGACGCACCGCACTTGCGGAGGAGGGCCGAGCCGCCGTCGGCATGGCAATAGGCCTCGCCCTTGTCCTGTTCGTCTCCGGCGCCATCGAAGGCTTCGTCACCCCCTCCGGCCTGCCCACCTGGGCCCGCATAGCCATCGGGATCCTCGCCGAACTGGCCTTCCTCGCCTACGTCTTTGTCCTGGGCGGACGAGCTGCCCGCGCCGGTGACACGGGTGACGTCGAGGCGGCCGAACGCAGCGCCACGGTCCCGACCGCCGCCTGA
- a CDS encoding glycerophosphoryl diester phosphodiesterase membrane domain-containing protein: MNDTPGWASPGSAPSDGQEPGTSGSAEPAARPDTANPAQQPEDNPQDAGSKWSQEQPPPAQWSAPTGPAAPGQAPPPPPPGPGWGSQPPAGPPGGYGPPPGWGGGWGGPPPAAKPGVIPLRPLGVGEILDGAVSTMRTYWRTVLGISLTVAVVTEVLVILLQGLVLNDSAGTEALNDPSASADELTRALGETMLGSTVVFLISLIGTVAATALLTTVTSRAVLGRPVTTGEAWRDARPQVPRLFGLIFLLLLITFGILAVGALPGILVAAAGSNGGGIALVILGLLGAGVVALWLMIRFSLASPALMLEKQSIVKSMSRSTKLVRGSWWRVLGIQLLAGIIANIVAAIVVIPFTFLAAALSGEGVGGFVNGTGDLGWTFLIISGIGSVIGSMITFPITAGVTVLLYIDQRIRREALDLELARAAGVQGYGTGPTPGS, encoded by the coding sequence ATGAACGACACTCCGGGCTGGGCCTCGCCCGGATCCGCCCCGTCCGACGGGCAGGAGCCCGGTACGTCCGGTTCCGCCGAGCCCGCCGCCCGGCCCGACACCGCGAACCCCGCGCAGCAGCCCGAGGACAATCCGCAGGACGCAGGCTCGAAGTGGTCCCAGGAGCAGCCGCCACCCGCTCAGTGGTCCGCTCCCACAGGCCCCGCCGCTCCCGGCCAGGCTCCTCCGCCCCCGCCGCCCGGCCCCGGCTGGGGGTCCCAGCCCCCCGCCGGACCGCCCGGAGGCTACGGCCCTCCCCCGGGCTGGGGCGGCGGCTGGGGCGGCCCTCCGCCCGCCGCCAAGCCCGGCGTGATCCCCCTGCGCCCCCTCGGCGTGGGCGAGATCCTCGACGGCGCGGTCTCCACCATGCGCACCTACTGGCGCACGGTCCTCGGCATCTCGCTGACCGTCGCCGTCGTGACCGAGGTCCTCGTCATCCTCCTCCAGGGCCTCGTCCTCAACGACAGCGCGGGGACCGAGGCTCTCAACGACCCGAGTGCCAGCGCCGACGAGCTGACCCGCGCCCTGGGCGAGACCATGCTCGGCAGCACCGTCGTCTTCCTGATCTCCCTGATCGGCACCGTCGCCGCGACCGCGCTGCTGACGACCGTCACCAGCCGGGCCGTGCTCGGCAGGCCGGTCACCACCGGTGAGGCCTGGCGCGACGCCCGCCCGCAGGTCCCCAGGCTGTTCGGCCTGATCTTCCTGCTGCTGCTCATCACCTTCGGCATCCTCGCCGTAGGCGCACTGCCCGGCATCCTGGTCGCCGCCGCGGGCTCGAACGGAGGCGGTATCGCCCTCGTGATCCTGGGCCTCCTCGGCGCCGGTGTCGTCGCGCTGTGGCTGATGATCCGCTTCTCCCTGGCATCGCCCGCGCTGATGCTGGAAAAGCAGAGCATCGTGAAGTCGATGAGCCGCTCCACCAAGCTGGTCCGCGGCTCCTGGTGGCGGGTCCTGGGCATCCAGCTGCTGGCCGGGATCATCGCGAACATCGTCGCGGCGATCGTCGTCATCCCCTTCACCTTCCTCGCCGCGGCACTCAGCGGCGAAGGCGTCGGCGGCTTCGTCAACGGCACCGGCGACCTCGGCTGGACCTTCCTCATCATCAGCGGAATCGGCTCGGTGATCGGCTCCATGATCACCTTCCCGATCACGGCGGGTGTCACCGTGCTCCTGTACATCGACCAGCGCATCCGCCGCGAGGCCCTCGACCTCGAACTGGCCCGCGCGGCCGGCGTCCAGGGCTACGGCACCGGCCCCACTCCCGGGAGCTGA
- the mtnA gene encoding S-methyl-5-thioribose-1-phosphate isomerase, translating to MADQYVQSGEDSKPTEIPAIRWEEPPEGPVLVLLDQTRLPAEEVELVCTDASALVEAIRSLAVRGAPLLGIAGAYGVALAAARGFDVDEAAAVLAGARPTAVNLAVGVRRAEAAYRAELGKSGDQERAAGAALAAAQRLHREDAAASAAMAERGLALLDELLPGGGHRILTHCNTGSLVSGGEGTAFAVALAAHRVGRLRRLWVDETRPLLQGARLTAYEAARSGMAYTLLTDNAAGSLFAAGEVDAVLIGADRIAADGSVANKVGSYPLAVLARYHHVPFIVVAPVTTVDPGTPDGASIEVEQRAGHEVTEIVAPQVPVAGTGAGGGIPVAPLGTQAYNPAFDVTPPELVTAIVTEEGVVSPVTAEALAELCARSGEVTIS from the coding sequence ATGGCTGATCAGTACGTGCAATCCGGCGAGGACAGCAAGCCCACCGAGATACCGGCGATCCGCTGGGAGGAGCCACCGGAAGGTCCCGTGCTGGTGCTTCTCGACCAGACGAGACTGCCGGCGGAGGAAGTCGAACTGGTCTGTACGGACGCGTCCGCGCTGGTGGAGGCGATCCGTTCGCTCGCCGTGCGCGGGGCGCCGTTGCTCGGCATCGCGGGGGCGTACGGGGTCGCGCTCGCCGCCGCGCGGGGGTTCGACGTGGACGAGGCGGCGGCCGTGCTGGCGGGTGCGCGTCCGACCGCGGTGAACCTCGCTGTCGGGGTGCGCAGAGCCGAGGCCGCGTACCGGGCCGAGCTCGGGAAGAGCGGTGACCAGGAGCGGGCGGCCGGGGCGGCGCTGGCGGCCGCGCAGCGGCTGCACCGGGAGGACGCGGCGGCGAGTGCCGCGATGGCCGAGCGTGGGCTGGCGCTGCTGGACGAGCTGCTGCCGGGCGGCGGGCACCGGATCCTGACGCACTGCAACACCGGTTCCCTGGTGTCGGGCGGCGAGGGGACGGCGTTCGCGGTGGCGCTCGCGGCACACCGCGTGGGGCGGCTGCGGCGGCTGTGGGTGGACGAGACGCGCCCCCTGCTCCAGGGAGCCCGGCTGACGGCGTACGAGGCGGCGCGCAGCGGGATGGCGTACACCTTGCTGACCGACAACGCGGCGGGCTCGCTGTTCGCGGCCGGGGAGGTGGACGCGGTGCTGATCGGGGCCGACCGGATCGCGGCCGACGGCTCGGTGGCGAACAAGGTGGGGAGCTATCCGCTCGCGGTGCTCGCCCGGTACCACCATGTGCCGTTCATCGTGGTGGCCCCGGTGACCACGGTGGATCCGGGCACGCCGGACGGGGCGTCGATCGAGGTGGAGCAGCGAGCCGGCCACGAGGTGACCGAGATCGTGGCGCCCCAGGTGCCGGTGGCGGGCACCGGGGCGGGCGGCGGGATTCCGGTGGCACCCCTTGGCACGCAGGCGTACAACCCGGCCTTCGACGTGACGCCGCCGGAGCTGGTGACGGCGATCGTGACGGAGGAGGGCGTGGTGTCGCCGGTGACGGCCGAGGCCCTCGCGGAGTTGTGTGCGAGGTCCGGGGAGGTGACGATCAGCTGA
- the mtrB gene encoding MtrAB system histidine kinase MtrB: MSGDSAASSPGRTGASAGRPVGRAKADSRWRRFFEGGLLQGGVQGSPVLRLFMRWVRRPLLPVMRLWRRNIQLKVVATTLLMSLGVVLLLGFVVIGQVRNGLLDAKVKASQSQATGGFAVAKQKADEAGAGTDDAATADGQSDQFVIEWMSNLVYSLSSGGQGAFDVVTLPVGGDSGSGRGPRASGDVDPAASVPEALREKVDDSTAAAQSYTRIVYDADEESQPALVIGKQVNDPNGDPYQLYYLFPLTQEEKSLSLVKGTLATAGLFVVVLLGAIAWLVVRQVVTPVRMAAGIAERLSAGRLQERMKVTGEDDIARLGEAFNKMAQNLQLKIQQLEDLSRMQRRFVSDVSHELRTPLTTVRMAADVIHDAREDFDPMTARSAELLADQLDRFETLLADLLEISRFDAGAAALEAEPIDLREVVRRVVSGAEPLAERKGTTVRIVGDQQPVVAEADARRVERVLRNLVVNAVEHGEGRDVVVKLASAGGAVAIAVRDYGVGLKPGEATRVFSRFWRADPARARTTGGTGLGLSIALEDARLHGGWLQAWGEPGGGSQFRLTLPRTADEPLRGSPIPLEPKDSRRNRGLDDAGLPRGGADKAATVPVQPKGDQVISRDPITPRAAAMPPTADPTALPGNGARVVPRPTSSARRPDGTSAGDAPGGETAGGPDAGPQESYEQQGEAFRGR; this comes from the coding sequence ATGTCCGGAGACAGTGCCGCTTCGTCGCCCGGGCGGACCGGGGCGAGTGCGGGGCGGCCTGTCGGCAGGGCGAAGGCCGACTCCCGCTGGAGGCGGTTCTTCGAGGGCGGCCTGCTCCAGGGCGGAGTTCAGGGCAGCCCTGTCCTGAGGCTGTTCATGCGATGGGTGCGCCGGCCGCTGCTGCCCGTGATGCGGCTGTGGCGGCGCAACATCCAGCTCAAGGTCGTCGCCACGACCCTGCTGATGTCGCTCGGCGTGGTTCTCCTGCTGGGCTTCGTCGTGATCGGGCAGGTGCGCAACGGGCTCCTCGACGCCAAGGTGAAGGCCTCGCAGAGCCAGGCCACCGGAGGGTTCGCGGTGGCCAAGCAGAAGGCGGACGAGGCCGGTGCCGGGACCGACGACGCGGCCACGGCCGACGGCCAGTCCGACCAGTTCGTCATCGAGTGGATGAGCAACCTCGTCTACTCGCTGTCCAGCGGCGGCCAGGGCGCCTTCGACGTGGTGACCCTGCCCGTGGGCGGCGACAGCGGCAGCGGTCGGGGGCCGCGGGCCTCCGGCGACGTCGATCCGGCGGCCAGCGTTCCCGAGGCGTTGCGCGAGAAGGTCGACGACAGTACGGCGGCCGCCCAGAGCTACACCCGCATCGTCTACGACGCCGACGAGGAGTCCCAGCCCGCCCTCGTCATCGGCAAGCAGGTCAACGACCCCAACGGCGACCCGTACCAGCTGTACTACCTCTTCCCGCTCACCCAGGAGGAGAAGTCGCTCAGCCTGGTCAAGGGCACCCTGGCGACCGCCGGGCTCTTCGTCGTCGTACTCCTCGGAGCCATCGCCTGGCTCGTGGTGCGGCAGGTCGTCACGCCGGTGCGGATGGCGGCCGGGATCGCCGAGCGGCTGTCCGCCGGGCGGCTGCAGGAGCGGATGAAGGTCACCGGCGAGGACGACATCGCGCGGCTCGGTGAGGCCTTCAACAAGATGGCGCAGAACCTCCAGCTGAAGATCCAGCAGCTTGAGGACCTGTCGCGGATGCAGCGGCGGTTCGTGTCGGACGTGTCGCACGAGCTGCGGACGCCGCTGACGACCGTGCGGATGGCCGCCGACGTCATCCATGACGCGCGCGAGGACTTCGATCCGATGACCGCGCGGTCGGCCGAACTCCTTGCCGACCAGCTGGACCGGTTCGAGACGCTGCTCGCGGATCTGCTGGAGATCAGCCGGTTCGACGCGGGTGCGGCGGCGCTGGAGGCGGAGCCGATAGACCTCAGGGAGGTCGTGCGGCGGGTCGTCAGCGGCGCCGAGCCGCTCGCCGAGCGCAAGGGCACGACGGTGCGGATCGTGGGAGACCAGCAGCCCGTCGTCGCCGAGGCCGACGCCCGGCGGGTGGAGCGGGTGCTGCGCAATCTCGTCGTCAACGCCGTCGAGCACGGCGAGGGCAGGGATGTCGTGGTCAAGCTGGCCTCGGCGGGCGGGGCGGTCGCGATCGCGGTGCGCGACTACGGTGTCGGGCTCAAGCCCGGCGAGGCCACGCGCGTGTTCAGCCGCTTCTGGCGGGCCGACCCGGCACGCGCGCGTACCACCGGCGGTACGGGCCTCGGTCTGTCCATCGCCCTGGAGGACGCGCGGCTGCACGGCGGCTGGCTCCAGGCGTGGGGTGAGCCGGGTGGTGGCTCGCAGTTCCGGCTGACGTTGCCCAGGACGGCTGACGAGCCGCTGCGGGGCTCGCCGATACCGCTGGAGCCCAAGGACTCGCGTCGCAACCGCGGACTCGACGACGCCGGCCTGCCGCGCGGGGGCGCGGACAAGGCGGCCACCGTGCCGGTCCAGCCGAAGGGCGACCAGGTGATCTCCCGGGACCCGATAACACCCCGGGCGGCCGCGATGCCCCCTACCGCCGATCCGACGGCGCTGCCCGGCAACGGCGCGCGCGTGGTGCCCCGGCCGACGTCGAGTGCGCGACGGCCGGACGGCACGTCCGCAGGGGACGCGCCCGGCGGTGAGACCGCGGGCGGTCCGGACGCCGGGCCGCAGGAGTCGTACGAACAGCAGGGGGAGGCATTCCGTGGGCGCTGA
- a CDS encoding DUF4129 domain-containing protein — MLRAVDSLVLSPARFDDEPPLTIPRDPAREAARRELSKRMYHENDPSWFQRALNAFWDWVDKLFNAASSATPGGPLGLVVVIAAVVLVVGALWWRLGTPRRGPASAAALFDDRPRSAADHRAAAEAHAAQGHWNQAVQERMRAIVRSLEERALLDIRPGRTADEAAAEAGRALPSHSDRLRSAARDFDDVTYGGRAATEQSYHRIAEVDRDLERTKPVLANSTSGTSSTSGTGGTGGMNSTSSSPSADHNARPGAAE, encoded by the coding sequence ATGCTGCGCGCCGTCGACAGCCTTGTGCTGTCACCGGCACGGTTTGACGACGAACCACCGCTGACGATCCCGCGCGACCCCGCGCGGGAGGCGGCACGCCGCGAGCTGTCCAAGCGCATGTACCACGAGAACGACCCGAGCTGGTTCCAGCGCGCCCTCAACGCGTTCTGGGACTGGGTCGACAAGCTGTTCAACGCCGCCTCGTCCGCGACACCGGGCGGACCACTCGGCCTGGTCGTCGTCATCGCCGCCGTCGTCCTGGTCGTCGGCGCACTGTGGTGGCGCCTGGGCACTCCGCGCCGCGGACCCGCCTCCGCCGCGGCCCTGTTCGACGACCGCCCCCGCAGCGCAGCCGACCACCGCGCGGCCGCCGAGGCCCACGCCGCCCAGGGCCACTGGAACCAGGCCGTACAGGAGCGCATGCGCGCCATCGTCCGCTCCCTGGAGGAACGCGCCCTCCTGGACATCCGCCCAGGCCGCACCGCGGACGAGGCCGCCGCGGAGGCAGGCCGCGCCCTGCCCTCCCACTCGGACCGGCTGCGCTCCGCGGCCCGGGACTTCGACGACGTCACGTACGGCGGCCGAGCCGCGACCGAGCAGTCGTACCACCGCATCGCCGAAGTCGACCGCGACCTGGAACGCACCAAGCCGGTCCTCGCGAACAGCACGAGCGGCACAAGCAGCACGAGTGGCACCGGCGGGACGGGTGGCATGAACAGCACGAGCAGCAGCCCCAGCGCGGACCACAACGCCCGCCCGGGAGCCGCCGAATGA
- a CDS encoding DUF58 domain-containing protein → MPLTGRAALIAALGSVPIGIWEPSWTGILAVNAPLAVACACDFALAAPVRRLGLTRSGDTSARLGETADVTLTVTNPSGRPLRAQVRDAWPPSSWQPGTEVEASRHRLTVPAGERRRLTTRLRPTRRGDRQADRVTIRSYGPLRLFSRQGTHKVPWTVRVLPPFTSRKHLPSKLARLRELDGRTSLLTRGEGTEFDSLREYVPGDDTRSIDWRATARQTSVAVRTWRPERDRHILVVLDTGRTSAGRVGDAPRLDASMDAALLLAALASRAGDRVDLLAYDRGVRALVQGRTASDLLPALVNAMAPLEPELVETNARGLTATALRTAPRRSLIVLLTSLDAAPIEEGLLPVLPQLTQRHTVLLASVADPHIARMATARGNVDAIYEAAAAAQAQTERDRTAEQLRRHGVTVVDATPDDLAPALADAYLALKAAGRL, encoded by the coding sequence ATGCCCCTCACCGGACGCGCGGCCCTCATCGCCGCCCTGGGCTCCGTCCCCATCGGCATCTGGGAACCGAGCTGGACGGGCATCCTCGCGGTCAACGCCCCCCTTGCGGTGGCCTGCGCCTGCGACTTCGCCCTGGCAGCTCCCGTACGACGGCTCGGCCTGACCCGATCCGGCGACACCTCCGCCCGCCTGGGCGAGACAGCCGACGTCACCCTCACGGTCACCAACCCGTCCGGCCGCCCCCTCCGCGCCCAAGTCCGCGACGCCTGGCCTCCCAGCAGCTGGCAGCCCGGGACGGAGGTAGAGGCCTCCCGTCACCGACTGACGGTCCCCGCCGGCGAACGCCGACGCCTCACCACTCGCCTGCGCCCCACCCGCCGCGGCGACCGCCAGGCCGACCGAGTGACGATTCGCTCCTACGGCCCACTCCGGCTCTTCTCCCGCCAGGGCACCCACAAGGTCCCCTGGACGGTCCGTGTCCTGCCGCCGTTCACCAGCCGTAAGCATCTCCCCTCGAAGCTCGCCCGCCTGCGTGAACTGGACGGCCGCACCAGCCTCCTCACCCGCGGCGAGGGCACGGAGTTCGACAGCCTGCGCGAGTACGTCCCCGGCGACGACACCCGTTCCATCGACTGGCGAGCCACGGCCCGTCAGACCTCTGTCGCCGTGCGCACCTGGCGCCCCGAACGCGACCGCCACATCCTCGTGGTCCTCGACACGGGCCGCACATCGGCCGGACGCGTGGGTGACGCACCTCGCCTCGACGCCTCCATGGACGCGGCCCTGCTCCTGGCCGCCCTGGCCTCCCGCGCCGGCGACCGCGTGGACCTCCTCGCATACGACCGGGGAGTTCGCGCCCTGGTCCAAGGCCGAACAGCAAGCGATTTGCTCCCCGCCCTGGTCAACGCGATGGCCCCGCTCGAGCCCGAACTGGTCGAGACGAACGCCCGTGGTCTCACGGCCACAGCGCTGCGTACAGCCCCTCGCCGCTCCCTGATCGTGCTGCTCACCAGTCTCGACGCGGCGCCCATCGAAGAGGGCCTGCTGCCCGTGCTTCCTCAGCTCACCCAACGGCATACGGTCCTGCTGGCCTCAGTGGCGGACCCTCATATCGCCCGTATGGCAACGGCCCGCGGCAACGTCGACGCGATCTATGAAGCCGCGGCTGCCGCCCAGGCCCAGACGGAACGTGATCGCACGGCAGAGCAGCTTCGCCGCCACGGAGTGACTGTTGTCGACGCGACTCCGGACGACCTGGCGCCGGCACTGGCCGACGCATATCTGGCGTTGAAAGCAGCTGGGCGTCTGTAA
- a CDS encoding DUF4350 domain-containing protein, translating into MTTEATLPSTSASPTARQVWSRTRGIVIALVLLLVAAVAIAAIRSSEQHGSLDPRSADPYGSRAVAELLADRGVDTRVVTTLSEARAAAGPDTTLLIAVPDLLTHRQQSQLHSATADSDGRTVLVAPSSWSVERLAPGVVADPATSLDSTLSPDCGLPAARRAGRADTGGVRYTVTHPGNDECYPSERLPTLVRIPATSGDGDTVVLGAPDILRNDTLDEQGNASLALQLLGSRPHLVWYLPSLSDVSATDPNEEKGFLDLLPSGWLWGTLQLFFAAALAALWRARRLGPLVPEKLPVAIRASETVEGRARLYRKANARDRAATALRSTTRTRLAPLVGVPVAQAHAPEALLPALSAHLRSDGDGQPLHSLLFGPPPGDDAALISLADQLDALEREVRRS; encoded by the coding sequence ATGACCACAGAGGCCACGCTCCCGTCCACCTCGGCCTCGCCCACCGCTCGCCAGGTGTGGAGCCGCACGCGAGGGATCGTGATCGCCCTGGTGCTGCTTCTCGTCGCGGCCGTGGCGATCGCGGCGATCCGCTCCAGCGAACAGCACGGCAGCCTCGACCCGCGTTCCGCCGACCCCTACGGGAGCCGCGCCGTCGCCGAACTCCTCGCCGACCGAGGCGTCGACACGCGCGTGGTCACCACCCTGAGCGAGGCACGCGCCGCGGCCGGCCCCGACACCACGCTTCTGATCGCCGTACCCGACCTCCTGACACACCGCCAGCAGAGCCAACTGCACTCCGCGACCGCCGACTCCGACGGCCGCACCGTCCTCGTCGCCCCCAGCAGCTGGTCCGTGGAACGGCTGGCGCCCGGCGTCGTCGCGGACCCCGCCACCAGCCTCGACTCCACGCTCTCCCCCGACTGCGGCCTTCCGGCGGCCCGGCGCGCGGGCCGCGCCGACACCGGCGGCGTCCGCTACACCGTCACCCACCCCGGCAACGACGAGTGCTACCCCAGCGAGCGCCTGCCCACCCTGGTGCGCATCCCGGCGACCTCCGGGGACGGCGACACCGTGGTGCTCGGCGCGCCCGACATCCTCCGCAACGACACCCTCGACGAGCAGGGCAACGCCTCGCTCGCCCTCCAACTCCTCGGCTCCCGCCCCCATCTGGTCTGGTACCTCCCCTCGCTCTCCGATGTGTCCGCCACCGACCCGAACGAGGAAAAGGGCTTCCTCGATCTGCTCCCCTCGGGCTGGCTCTGGGGCACACTTCAGCTCTTCTTCGCGGCAGCACTCGCCGCCCTGTGGAGGGCACGCCGGCTGGGCCCGCTCGTGCCCGAGAAACTCCCCGTGGCGATCCGCGCCTCCGAAACCGTCGAAGGACGCGCCCGCCTCTACCGCAAGGCCAACGCCCGCGACCGCGCGGCCACGGCTCTTCGCTCCACCACCCGCACCCGCCTCGCCCCCCTCGTAGGCGTCCCCGTCGCCCAGGCGCACGCACCCGAAGCCCTGCTGCCCGCCCTGTCCGCCCATCTCCGCTCCGACGGGGACGGGCAGCCCCTGCACTCCCTGCTGTTCGGCCCGCCGCCCGGCGACGACGCAGCCCTCATCTCCCTAGCCGACCAACTCGACGCCCTCGAAAGAGAGGTACGCCGTTCATGA
- the mtrA gene encoding two-component system response regulator MtrA: MMSFMKGRVLVVDDDTALAEMLGIVLRGEGFEPSFVADGDKALAAFREAKPDLVLLDLMLPGRDGIEVCRLIRAESGVPIVMLTAKSDTVDVVVGLESGADDYIVKPFKPKELVARIRARLRRSEEPAPEQLAIGDLVIDVAGHSVKREGQSIALTPLEFDLLVALARKPWQVFTREVLLEQVWGYRHAADTRLVNVHVQRLRSKVEKDPERPEIVVTVRGVGYKAGPS, from the coding sequence ATGATGTCGTTTATGAAGGGACGAGTCCTTGTCGTCGACGACGACACCGCACTTGCCGAGATGCTGGGCATTGTGCTGCGTGGTGAAGGTTTTGAGCCGTCTTTCGTAGCCGACGGTGACAAGGCGCTGGCCGCGTTCCGTGAGGCCAAGCCGGATCTGGTGCTGCTGGATCTGATGCTGCCCGGCCGGGACGGTATCGAGGTGTGCCGTCTGATCAGGGCGGAGTCCGGGGTGCCGATCGTGATGCTGACGGCCAAGAGCGACACCGTGGATGTCGTCGTGGGGCTGGAGTCCGGCGCCGACGACTACATCGTGAAGCCGTTCAAGCCGAAGGAGCTCGTGGCCCGCATCAGGGCGCGGCTCCGGAGGTCGGAGGAGCCGGCTCCCGAGCAGCTCGCCATCGGTGACCTGGTCATCGACGTGGCAGGGCACTCCGTGAAGCGGGAAGGGCAGTCGATCGCGCTGACGCCGCTGGAGTTCGACCTGCTGGTCGCGCTCGCGCGCAAGCCGTGGCAGGTGTTCACGCGTGAGGTGCTGCTCGAGCAGGTGTGGGGTTACCGCCACGCCGCCGACACCCGGCTCGTCAATGTGCATGTACAGCGGCTGCGCTCCAAGGTCGAGAAGGACCCGGAGCGGCCGGAGATCGTGGTGACCGTCCGTGGTGTGGGTTACAAGGCAGGGCCCAGCTGA